The following proteins come from a genomic window of Brevibacillus antibioticus:
- a CDS encoding 2-keto-4-pentenoate hydratase codes for MQSQLVYKRLAQKLVDAELNREELVKLTAEYPELTVEDGYRIQNELVSLKLEQGHRIFAAKMGLTSQAKMKQMNVHEPIRGYIFDYMNIEDGILPINELIHPKVEAEIAFVLCEDLAGPGITEAHVLAATDYVVPALEIIDSRYAQFQFTLPDVIADNASSSRVFIGSTWRKPAELELDLVGVTLSINGELKDLGAGAAVLGHPAHSVAMLANMLAREGRMLHKGDLILSGGITGSHQLREGDVVSAKWGGLGSIEFVVR; via the coding sequence GTGCAATCGCAACTAGTGTACAAAAGGTTGGCTCAGAAGCTGGTGGATGCGGAGTTGAATAGAGAGGAGCTCGTGAAACTGACGGCTGAATACCCTGAGCTGACCGTGGAAGATGGCTATCGTATTCAAAATGAGCTGGTCTCCCTCAAACTTGAGCAGGGACATCGAATCTTTGCCGCTAAAATGGGTTTGACCAGTCAGGCGAAAATGAAGCAGATGAATGTTCATGAACCGATTCGAGGCTACATTTTTGACTATATGAATATCGAGGACGGCATTCTGCCGATCAATGAATTGATTCATCCCAAGGTCGAAGCGGAAATCGCCTTTGTTTTGTGTGAGGATTTGGCAGGACCCGGCATCACTGAGGCTCATGTCCTGGCAGCCACTGACTATGTGGTTCCCGCACTGGAGATTATCGACAGCAGGTATGCGCAGTTCCAGTTTACCTTGCCGGATGTCATTGCCGACAATGCTTCGTCTTCCCGTGTATTTATCGGATCGACCTGGAGAAAGCCTGCTGAACTTGAACTTGATTTGGTAGGTGTTACTCTTTCGATCAATGGCGAGCTCAAAGACTTGGGGGCTGGTGCGGCAGTTCTCGGTCATCCCGCCCACTCAGTCGCGATGCTGGCGAACATGCTTGCTCGCGAAGGACGCATGCTACACAAGGGAGATTTGATTTTGTCCGGGGGCATTACCGGTTCTCATCAGCTACGGGAAGGGGATGTCGTAAGCGCCAAATGGGGTGGCCTCGGAAGCATTGAGTTTGTGGTTAGATGA
- a CDS encoding acetaldehyde dehydrogenase (acetylating) gives MKKIKVAILGSGNIGTDLMIKLGRSPILELTSMIGIDPDSDGLRRAKAAGYYVFDGGFKPFLESGTDLADIVFDATSAKSHIRHAKALKEAGKLAIDLTPAAVGPYVVPSVNLRAHLNETNINLITCGGQATIPIVHAIGNVSSVSYAEIVATISSKSAGPGTRSNIDEFTETTAHGIEAIGGAKKGKAIIILNPAEPPILMRDTIYAIVEEGADRQAIVKAIHQTVADIQSYVPGYRLRSEPIFDENKITVFLEVEGAGDYLPTYSGNLDIMTATAVKVAEEYAKHAVGIGTDI, from the coding sequence ATGAAGAAAATAAAAGTAGCCATACTGGGCTCGGGGAACATCGGGACAGACCTGATGATCAAGCTTGGAAGGTCGCCCATTCTTGAACTGACGTCCATGATTGGAATCGATCCTGATTCGGATGGTCTGCGTAGAGCAAAGGCAGCTGGATACTACGTATTTGACGGGGGATTCAAACCGTTTTTGGAAAGCGGTACGGATCTTGCGGATATCGTCTTTGACGCTACTTCAGCCAAATCACATATTCGTCATGCCAAGGCGCTCAAGGAGGCAGGAAAGCTCGCCATCGATCTGACGCCAGCTGCTGTGGGTCCCTATGTAGTACCATCTGTGAATCTCCGTGCGCATTTGAATGAAACGAACATCAATCTGATCACATGCGGCGGCCAGGCTACTATTCCGATCGTTCATGCCATAGGGAATGTGAGTTCGGTCAGCTACGCAGAGATCGTGGCTACTATTTCCAGCAAAAGCGCGGGGCCTGGCACACGTTCCAACATCGACGAATTTACGGAGACGACCGCACATGGTATCGAAGCGATCGGCGGAGCAAAGAAAGGCAAGGCAATCATCATCCTGAATCCGGCGGAGCCGCCGATCCTGATGAGAGATACGATCTATGCAATAGTGGAGGAAGGTGCGGACCGACAGGCGATCGTGAAGGCTATCCACCAGACCGTTGCCGATATTCAATCATACGTTCCTGGTTACCGCCTGCGCTCAGAACCGATCTTTGATGAAAACAAAATCACCGTTTTTTTGGAAGTGGAAGGCGCGGGTGATTACCTCCCTACGTATTCAGGAAATCTGGATATCATGACGGCGACAGCAGTGAAGGTAGCAGAGGAATATGCTAAGCATGCTGTCGGCATCGGCACGGATATTTAG
- the dmpG gene encoding 4-hydroxy-2-oxovalerate aldolase produces MSRDIVITEVALRDGSHAINHQFTVEQVVEVARALDEANVPYIEVSHGDGLAGSSLQYGLSRTPELELIEAAVSVCKQAKVGVLLLPGIGTIKDLKTAARLGVGMARIATHATEADVSAQHIYVAKELGLTTVGFLMMSHMAAPEKLAEQAGLMQSYGADVVYIVDSAGALLPDQAGERVRALKQCLNIPVGFHAHNNLSLAMANTLIAIQEGATWIDGSVRCLGAGAGNTQTEVLLAVLDRMGIQTGVDLYKMMDLAEEIVSPILQVPQEITRDALVLGYAGVYSSFRLHAERAARKFGIDSRDILLELGRRKAVGGQEDMIVDVAAEIAQRYGSTKIR; encoded by the coding sequence ATGAGTCGTGATATTGTGATCACCGAGGTAGCGCTTCGAGATGGGAGCCATGCGATCAATCACCAGTTTACTGTGGAGCAAGTAGTCGAGGTGGCGCGCGCATTAGATGAAGCAAACGTACCGTATATTGAAGTCTCCCATGGTGATGGATTGGCGGGATCGTCCCTGCAGTATGGACTGTCCAGGACCCCTGAACTGGAGCTGATCGAGGCTGCCGTTTCCGTTTGTAAACAAGCAAAAGTGGGCGTGCTCTTACTGCCGGGAATCGGCACGATCAAAGATTTGAAGACGGCAGCAAGGCTAGGGGTAGGCATGGCACGAATCGCCACACATGCGACCGAAGCGGACGTCTCCGCACAGCATATTTATGTGGCGAAAGAGCTTGGCTTGACGACAGTTGGCTTTTTGATGATGTCGCATATGGCTGCTCCGGAAAAACTGGCGGAGCAAGCTGGCCTCATGCAGAGCTATGGAGCCGATGTCGTATACATCGTCGATTCTGCTGGCGCTCTGCTGCCTGATCAAGCAGGGGAACGAGTCCGTGCATTGAAGCAATGTCTGAATATTCCCGTCGGCTTTCATGCACACAACAATTTGTCTTTAGCCATGGCCAATACGCTCATCGCCATTCAAGAGGGGGCCACCTGGATTGACGGCAGTGTTCGGTGCTTGGGTGCAGGTGCGGGCAATACACAAACCGAGGTTCTTCTTGCTGTACTGGATCGAATGGGCATTCAGACGGGCGTCGATTTGTACAAAATGATGGACCTGGCAGAGGAAATCGTGTCGCCGATTCTTCAAGTACCACAGGAAATTACCAGAGACGCTCTGGTTCTCGGATACGCGGGTGTCTATTCCAGCTTCCGGCTTCATGCCGAGCGTGCAGCCAGGAAATTCGGCATTGATTCCCGGGATATTTTACTCGAGCTGGGAAGACGAAAGGCCGTAGGGGGACAAGAAGACATGATCGTGGATGTCGCAGCGGAAATCGCCCAACGGTACGGCTCTACCAAAATCAGATAG
- a CDS encoding 2-keto-4-pentenoate hydratase: MDIEKITRFADHLAAASREGVGVAPLTVLDPQISEIEAYHVQLKTIERKVKDGARITGKKIGLTSRAMQTLLGVEQPDYGHLLDDMVVENNGELPFEHVLSPKVEAEIAFLLKRDLVGPHVTIYDVLMATEYVVPALEIVDSRIANWQIKLEDTIADNASSGFYVLGGHPVKPQDLDLPLVGMAFYKNQVLVNTGVGAAALGNPASCVAWLANKLYELGITLKAGEIILSGALSAAVEAKPGDVFQTRITELGSVGVRFGK; this comes from the coding sequence GTGGACATAGAAAAGATTACGAGATTCGCCGATCATTTAGCAGCGGCGAGTCGTGAAGGGGTGGGAGTAGCGCCACTCACCGTACTGGATCCGCAAATCAGCGAGATAGAGGCTTACCACGTTCAATTAAAGACAATTGAGCGAAAAGTGAAAGATGGCGCGAGGATTACAGGGAAGAAAATCGGCCTGACCTCTCGAGCCATGCAGACACTTCTTGGCGTGGAACAACCAGACTATGGACATCTATTGGATGATATGGTCGTGGAAAACAACGGTGAACTGCCTTTCGAGCATGTCCTTTCACCAAAGGTAGAAGCAGAAATTGCCTTCCTGCTGAAGCGCGATCTGGTAGGACCGCATGTAACCATCTATGACGTCTTGATGGCAACAGAATATGTAGTGCCTGCTTTGGAAATCGTGGACAGCCGTATCGCCAACTGGCAAATCAAACTCGAAGACACCATTGCGGACAATGCATCCTCGGGCTTCTATGTGTTGGGTGGACATCCCGTGAAACCGCAAGATCTGGATCTTCCTCTGGTTGGAATGGCGTTTTATAAAAATCAGGTGCTGGTCAATACCGGTGTGGGTGCCGCCGCATTGGGCAATCCCGCATCCTGTGTGGCGTGGTTAGCGAACAAGCTGTATGAATTAGGGATTACACTCAAAGCAGGAGAAATCATCTTGTCTGGTGCGTTATCAGCAGCGGTTGAAGCTAAGCCTGGCGATGTATTTCAAACTCGGATTACTGAACTTGGTTCGGTAGGAGTCAGGTTTGGCAAGTGA